The Diabrotica virgifera virgifera chromosome 10, PGI_DIABVI_V3a genome has a window encoding:
- the LOC114331646 gene encoding uncharacterized protein LOC114331646 isoform X4: MMVISVDRYFTVKNYRPIGQVATRRQVLSFTVAATWLSAAFLASFQIISRYKHPWRKGLTISRIALVHIIPAFTVMMSHLGVHAKLTALSLTARAKHGELPLPIPLMRRPTHVIIVAGMPKGRKQMSISSAQDEIEETPPPTSSLRSRRRLANCLLCLSLFFILCWFPYVVCQFCEEFMTGVTPEYVQQLTLFLGHMHSAIGPILYWSMNHKWPKGPCSRIRRLTIYRSASSTNEAALGPFNPRLVRPPPYRRRSSQYLY, from the exons CTACAGACCAATCGGACAAGTGGCAACGAGGCGGCAAGTACTGAGCTTTACTGTAGCTGCTACCTGGCTCTCAGCTGCATTTCTAGCATCCTTCCAGATCATTTCAAGATATAAACATCCATGGAGGAAGGGACTTACGATTAGCCGCATTGCTCTTGTCCATATCATACCAGCCTTCACTGTGATGATGAGCCATTTGGGAGTTCATGCCAAGCTCACTGCTCTATCATTGACTGCTAGAGCAAAACATGGGGAGTTGCCTCTACCTATTCCGTTAATGAGACGGCCTACGCATGTTATTATTGTAGCTGGAATGCCTAAG GGAAGAAAACAGATGAGTATATCAAGTGCTCAAGACGAAATCGAAGAAACTCCACCACCTACGTCAAGTCTGCGAAGCAGACGACGCTTGGCTAATTGTCTGCTCTGCTTATCCCTGTTTTTTATTCTTTGTTGGTTTCCTTACGTTGTTTGCCAGTTTTGTGAAGAATTCATGACAGGAGTAACACCTGAATATGTTCAACAACTAACCCTATTTCTTGGTCATATGCATTCTGCAATCGGACCTATTCTATACTGGAGTATGAACCACAAATGGCCCAAGGGTCCTTGTAGCAGAATTCGTCGACTTACAATTTACAGAAGTGCTTCGTCTACCAATGAAGCCGCTCTCGGTCCATTTAACCCTCGCTTGGTCAGGCCCCCACCTTACAGACGAAGATCGTCTCAATATCTATATTAA